GAACCGGGCGAGATCATCGTTCGCGAGGGCGACTACGGGAACAGCGCCTTCTTGGTCTTGGCAGGTTCGACCGCCGTTTTGGTGCGATCGCTCTTACCCGAACAACTCGGTCGGACGTCCAACGAAAAGCTTTCTTGGACCGAGGCGCTGCGTGGGTACCTCCGCCGCAGTCGCGTGCCGGAATCGAGAAGCCCCGAACAAGTATCAATTTCGAATGCGATCGACGATAGCACATCGTCGGTCCGACGAGTTGATGATCGCCAAGCATTGTTCTTACAAGACTTTGACGCCGTGCTGCGGCGCGACCGCGCCGGGTCGCAGACGCCTGTCTCGCTTGGCCCCGGTGAAATGTTCGGTGAGGTCGCCGCGATGTATCGATCGCCGCGAACGGCAACCGTGATCGCTGAAACGGAAGCGACCCTACTTGAAATTCGATGGCAGGGGTTGAAAATCCTGCGGCGTGACAAAACATTCGCTGATACGCTTGACTCGCACTATCGCGAACACTGGCTGCGAATCCATTTACGAGAACTACCGCTGCTGCGTTACTTGCCCGAATCGAGTTTGGATCGTGTCGCCGCGTCGACTCAGATGCATTCGTTCGGTCGCATGGAATGGAACGCGGACTATCAACGCACTCGCAAGCTTCCCGTCCACCAACAAATCGAATCGGAACCCATCGTCGCGGCCGAGGGTCGCATGCCGACCGATCTGGTCATCGTTCGAAGCGGCTTTGGACGTCTATCCCAAGCGTTTGGAGCTTCCAATCGAACGATCGCCTACTTAGGCAAGGGACACATTTTTGGGTTGGAAGAGATCGCGTTCAATGCGATGCGCCCCGAATCGACTCCCCCCAAACCCTTGTCGCAATCTTTGCGTGCGATCGGATTCTTGGATGCGTTGCTGATTCCGGCCGAAGTATTCGCGGAAGATATTTTGCCGCACGTTCGTCGTAGCGAGTTACCGGAATCGGTGGCCCGCTTGATGCCCAAGGTCAATCACAAAAAAT
The sequence above is a segment of the Rubripirellula tenax genome. Coding sequences within it:
- a CDS encoding cyclic nucleotide-binding domain-containing protein, whose translation is MEDSIAVRRPERWSEPMDASISDADVLWLRSREPFASMSSKSFPRSIPLEGILRNDTRLHRCEPGEIIVREGDYGNSAFLVLAGSTAVLVRSLLPEQLGRTSNEKLSWTEALRGYLRRSRVPESRSPEQVSISNAIDDSTSSVRRVDDRQALFLQDFDAVLRRDRAGSQTPVSLGPGEMFGEVAAMYRSPRTATVIAETEATLLEIRWQGLKILRRDKTFADTLDSHYREHWLRIHLRELPLLRYLPESSLDRVAASTQMHSFGRMEWNADYQRTRKLPVHQQIESEPIVAAEGRMPTDLVIVRSGFGRLSQAFGASNRTIAYLGKGHIFGLEEIAFNAMRPESTPPKPLSQSLRAIGFLDALLIPAEVFAEDILPHVRRSELPESVARLMPKVNHKKSGSDPVHHANDRRTEQRENSDRRSADRSADHGQPDWKDLPSSEGQQFQPTGLLEFIVQNRINNGTQAMVVDLNRCTRCDDCVKACAATHDGNPRFVRTGISHEQLLFVQACMQCSDPVCMIGCPTGAISRDQETGVVRVHDSICVGCGTCAGSCPYENIRMAEVFDPKGRPYADVETGKPIQKATKCDMCQNQPSGPACVASCPHDALVRIDLTQSKPLQTWLERRS